The nucleotide sequence CAGCGGAAAACCGAGAGAAAGATGCCATCTTCGCCGAAAGTCCCATTGCCTGCGAAATGGAAAGGCTGTATATTTTCACATAGGAAAAGGTCGGTTCGGGCATGCTTGAAAAGCGGGTGAACCTGGGAACGTCCAGGTCCCCCGTCGGGGGGTAGGGGCGTGGCAAAAGAAAACCGGCTCGAAAGGCGGCATAATCGGGAAGCGGGTGTCTTCGGAGGCGCTTGGCAAACCGTACGGACATCATCCATTTTCGTCAAGACCGTCGGTACCTTGCTGTTCACCGCCGTCTTGCTGCTCACCTTGACCCCCATCGTCGCCGCCATCCCCTTTCGGGCCGGGCTCGGCACGCTGCTGATCGGACTGTGGGCTGCGGGAATGGCCCTGGTGGCCTACCACAACTGGCCCCTGTCCATGGGCCTGTCAGCTGTTCACGTCGTGCTGCTGCTCCATCTCAACGGAAGCCGACTTTTTTCTGACGCCGCGACGAACTTTTCGTCCACCGGACTGCTGCTCGTCCTCAGTTCTGTATTGTACATCGAGCTGTTGATCCTCATGATCTATTACGCCTACAAAATCAGTTTGCAGCGGCGCCCTCGTCCCCTGGCGGAACACCCGTGGGCCGGACTGTTGTTCCGCCTCGATCTGACCCTGTATCGGCTCCGGATTCTCGTCATCCCGGTTCTGTACGTCGTGATCGTGATCGTCACCATTCTGACCTTTGGCCAGATTTACAACGATCTGATCTCCTACACGTCAAACGGCCTGACCTATTTCAGTACCGGGGAAACCATCGACCCTTGGGACACGGTCTATTTTAGCTCGGTGACTTTTTTTACTATCGGCTACGGGGACATCATTCCTCAGGGGCGCCTTTTGAAACTGTTCGTCCAACTCGAAATGGTGATCGGCCACCTCATCAACGTGTTCTACGGCGCCATACTCCTAAACTTTGTGGTCACCAACATCACTCGCCCCCGCCGGGACGGCTGACGTTTTCCTCCGACTTCCCCTGGCTGGCCGTCGCCAAGAACTCCTCATAGTTCTCATAAGAATCAGTAATATTTTGACTACTTAAGGGAACCACCAAGACCCGTTCCACCCCTACCCGGTCTTTGACCTGTTCGAATAAGGGTACAAGGAGGTCGTCCACGATGAGGAAGCGATCTTCCGCATGATTCATGATGGAGGCGATAGCGTCGGGATGGGGCCGCCGATTCAACGTGTCCGTTTCATCAGGTGTAGAAGAGCCCGGGCATCCGCCGACGCCCGGGCCACTCCCCACTATTTCAATTCCAATAAACGGTAGAGCACCACGGCCGCCTGGGCCCGGGTGGCTGGATCATCCGGCAGGAACTTGCCGTCAGATCCCCGCATCAGGCCCAATCCCGTCACCACCGCCGCATCGGCCAAATCGCGCTCCGAACGTCCCTTCATATCGGAATACGGATTTTGAAAAATCCCCGCCACCTTTGTAAGATCCTGGTATCCCCGCTCCCGCACCACCATGTCGGCCATCGCGATCCGGGTCACCGGCTCATCCGGATGGAACTGCTTTCCGGCATCGATCCACCCCCGCTGGAGAGCCCACTCGATGTATGGATAATCCGGATGGTTCGAAGGCACGTCTTCGAAACTCGGTGTCACCGGCGTGGGTCCGCCGTAAGGAGACACCGCCCTCATCAGGGCCGCCACAAAGTCTCCCCGGGTCATGGGTTGATCCGGCTCCACCTTCCCGTTTATGGGCTTCAGAATCCCCGCCTGAAGCAGAGCGGTCAACTCCTTCTCGGCCCAGTGGCCGCGGATCTCACTTAGATCGATGGGAGCGGCGCCCTCGCCGAAGGGCTGAAGCCATTGGCCGCTGAGGGCGTCCCATCCCAGAAGCGGTGTGTCGCTGACGGGCAGATAGACCAAACGCACAGCCCCGGGTTGACCATTCGGCTGCATCAATTGGACGTAGGCCAAAGTCATGCGAATCGTGTTCAGGTAGGCCTCCCGGGCCTGCAGGCTCGGTTTGGGCTGCCCTGCCGGATAGTTGATGGCCATGCCGGGATCATCGGCAAACCGGGCGTAGTAATTCGTCACCCGTCCAGTGGTTTTGTCCACGGACACGCTGACATTGGAAAGGTCGTCGATCACCCCTTGGTGCAGGTGCAGGACATTGACCACATAGTTTTTGGACACCGGTGGTTTTACAATCGCCGGTCCAGCGGGAATCATGGGACCCGCCAGGGATTTATCGAACAGAATGGGACCGTCCTGGGGCTGATCTCCGGGGACCACCAACGTCCCCAAGCGGTTCGGCAAAACCCGCTTTAGAAAATCGATCGCCGCCTGCCTGGCCTGATCCCGGGTCACCGCCGGGGAACTCTCCTGAGCCGGTTCGCGGAGGGGCATGGGGAGTCCGCTGTTGAAAGACACCACCTCGCCGCTCATGGCGTCCACCCCCACATTCACCGTCCGGTTGTCCCCCTCACTGAAGGTGAAGGACCAGGTGGGGTGTTGACCCGTTCCCCCGTCATTGAGATTGCTGGTGACAAGAGTGGCCGATGTGGACACCTGGGAGAGAGAGCGGGCCACCTGTTCTGCCGCGCGTTCATCCAAGGGATTGGCAAAAAACGTCGGAACCTGAGGCCCGCCCGGCATGAGCGGCACCAAGGACGGGGCGTCCGGAACGACCGCCGGGTTGCCGTTGCTGTCGATCCACTGCCCCCTGGACGCATCCAAAACCAGGGGACTCCCCGCATAACCCAGGCCCGGCGTCACCGGGGAAACCGGCACATTGGCCAGGTACACCATGCGAACCTGGGCCACACCTACCCACTTGCTCGGATCCGGTATGTAATGGGCGCTGACCTGCAGGGTGTTGGCCAAGGTCGCATCGGCTTGCCCCTGACCCAGGGCCGGTTTGCTGTCAGGAAACAGGACATTGGTCGACCAAACAAAATCATAGGCATTCAGTTCGCCGTCGGTGCCGACCACCACCCGGAAACCGTTGGAGGGAAAGGGGACCCCCTCCTGAACTCTCGCAAAGGCAAAAACGTATCCCGTCACGCCCCGGGGCCCCATGATGTCCTGAGCCGGCCACGGCGTTATGTGCTGGGCTTCCACAGGTTGAAGCCGTTTCACCAGGTCCAGGGCCGTTTGCCGAGCCTGATCCCGGGTTACAGTCGGCGGAAAGACCGGATCCTTTCCCGTCCACTGCTGATAAGAAAGGATCGCCCCCGTGTCCGCATCCACAGCGGCACTGTAACTCTCCCCTGGCCCCCCTTGACCAGGGGCAGCCTGCCAACTGAGATTCCACCGACGCCGGCCATCCGGGGCTCCGGACATAAACGAGTAATTGAACGTCATGTCCGGGGTGATGTGAAGCTGGAAAGTATCGATGACTTTCTGCTTCGCCATCTCCACAGACACCCGGAGAACCGCCGGCGGTGCCTGAACCGTTCCCCCGGGCGCCGGCAAACCCACGCCCCCGGGCGTTCCGAGCATCGACAGATCCGCTGCCCCTTGGGGCGCCGGTGAGGCCACCGCCCCCAGCGCAACCGATGTTGATGTTTCACCCTGCCCTTGGCCGGGCGCCCCCGAACCGGCTGCCCAAGCCGGGAGCGCCGGCCCCGTCAACAAGGCCGCCACGCTCAGAGGCATGAGAACCCCTTTCTTGATCGCACTGTGATTCATCTCTCTGCGTTCCCCCTCGCCCGCTGCGGCATAAGAACCCTATCTCTATCATACTGGCACTGGCCTCGCAAAATAAATACCCGTTTTCGCCAGAGATTGGCCCTGGGGGGTGCAGTTGCGCTTTTTGAATCGTTCACCCTTCCAGAGCGAACATGGACATCCTCGTCACTCTAACGTCTAGCATTTTCCTGCTTTACAAACCCTTCATTTTGTGACAAAATGGTGTCAAACCTCGGAAGAAGGTGGGGACATGAAAGCGCTGCGTTCCATCGCCATCGGAGTATTCGCCGGTTTGTTCGCCGTCGTCACTCTGGTTGCTCTTCCGGTTCTTTTGATCGTCAGCGACTTCACCTTCTAGTCCAAGCCATGGAATGACGTCGACACCAAAAGAGGGCGTCCGCGGGATTTCTTCCCGCCGACGCCCCCTGAGATGCCGGTCCGACTGAACCAAGGCTCATCCCTTGTCCGCCCTCGCAAGATTTCCATTCCCGTGTTCCGACCAGTCTTCCAGCCATTCCCGCGCTCGCTGAAGTTGTGCCTTCACCGCTTCCGTCCCGGTGCCGCCCCGCACATTCCGGGCGTCCACAACACGCCGAGGATCCAGCACCTCAAAGACGTCCTCTTCAAACAAGGGCGAAAAGGTTCGGTACTCCGCCAGGGTGAGGTCTTTGAGAAAACAGGACCGCTCCACACAGTGGAGGACCAATTTGCCGATGGCCTCGTGGGCCTGGCGAAAGGGCAGCCCTTTGCGCACGAGGTAATCGGCGAGATCGGTGGCGCCCGAGAAATCCTCGGCCACCACCGTCGCGAGCCGGTCCCGGCGCACCTCCAGGGTGCGGATCAGCCCGGCAAACAGGGCCAAGGCGCCCTTGAGGGTATCCACGGTGTCGAACATGCCCTCTTTGTCTTCCTGGAGGTCCTTGTTATATGCCAGAGGCAGCCCTTTCATCACCATCAACAGCCCCACCAGGTGGCCGACCACCCGGCCGGTTTTTCCCCGGACCAACTCCGGCACATCGGGGTTTTTCTTTTGGGGCATGATGCTCGATCCCGTACAGTAGGCGTCATCCAGCTCGATAAACCCAAACTCCGCCGAAGACCACAGAATGAACTCCTCGCTCATCCGGGACAGATGCACCATGAGGATCGAGGCCGCCGCCAGAAACTCGAGGATAAAATCCCGGTCGCTCACGGCGTCCATACTGTTTTCGTACAACCGGGAAAATCCGAGTTCCCTGGCCACCCATTCCCGGTCGATGGGAAAGGTCGTCCCGGCCAGCGCCCCGGCCCCCAGCGGCATCATGTCCACCCGCCGGCGGGCGTCCCGGAGCCGTTCCGCATCCCGGGCGAACATCCAAAAATACGCAGCCAAATGGTGGGCCAACAATACGGGTTGGGCGCGTTGGAGATGCGTATAACCCGGGATCATCACGTCGATATAGGTTTCCGCCGCCTCGAGCAGGGCCCGCTGGAGGTCGGTGAGAAGCTCCCCGATCTCGTCGATCTCCCGGCGCAGGTAGAGATGCATATCCAAGGCCACCTGGTCGTTCCGGCTTCGGCCGGTGTGCAATTTCCCTCCCACCGGCCCGATGAGATCGATCAAGTGTTTCTCCAGGTTCATGTGGACATCTTCCTGGGCCACGTCGAAGGTCAGGGTACCGGCCTCCAGGCGGCGGCGGAGCTCCTCAAGCCCTTCGGCGATCTTCTCCACGTCTTCTTGGGGGAGAATGCCACACCGGCCGAGCATCTTCACATGGGCGAGACTGCCTTCCAGGTCTTCTTTCGCCAGACGCCGGTCAAAACCGATGGAGGCCGTGTAGGCCTCCACCAACTCGTTCGTGGGTTTCGTAAACCGTCCGCCCCAAAGCTTCACCGGACCGTCTCCCCCGCCTTCTCGGCCCCCGGGGCTACAGGCGCCCCCGCGGATGCGGCACCTTCCACACCGGCCGCCGACCCCCGGTGCACCTGAGCGTACACTTTGGTGGGCAAGCCCCACAATTTGATGAATCCCTCCGCCGCATGATGATCAAAGGCATCCTCGGGGTTGTAGGTCGCCAATTTAAAATCATACAGCGACACCGGCGATCTCCGGGCCACCGCCTGGAACTGACCTTTGAACAGTTTCACCTTCACCTCTCCGGTCACCGTGCGCTGGGTCTCCCGGATAAAGGCATCCACCGCCTGCTTCAGCGCCGAAAACCACAGACCGTTGTATACGAGTTCGGTGTATTTTAACTCCAAAATCGGTTTAAACTGGGCGACTTCCCGGGGCAGCGTGATCGTCTCCAACTCCTGATGGGCCCGGATCAGAATCAAGGCCGCCGGGGCCTCGTACACTTCCCGGGATTTGATCCCGATGAGCCGGTTCTCGACATGATCGATCCGCCCGACCCCGTGCCGGCCGCCGATCTGGTTCAGCCGGGCGATGAGGGTCACGAGATCCAGCCGCTCGCCGTCGAGCGCCACGGGCACCCCTTCTTCAAAGGCGATCACCACGTCTTCGGGCTCGTCCGGCGCGTCCTTGGGATTCACCGTCCAGTCAAAAGCTTCCTCGGGCGCCTCGGCCCAAGGATCTTCCAGCACCCCCGCCTCGCAGCTGCGGCCCCAGAGGTTGGCGTCGATGCTGAACGGATTGTCCGCCGTGACCGGAATCGGGATCCCGTGCTCCTTGGCGTAGCCGATCTCCTCGTCCCGGGACCAGGCCCACTCCCGCACCGGAGCGACGATCTTCAGATTCGGATTCAGAGCGGTCACCGACACGTCGAACCGCACCTGGTCGTTCCCCTTGCCGGTGCAGCCGTGGGCCACCGCCACCGCCCCGACCCTCTCCGCCGTCTCCACCAGGTATTTTGAGATGAGCGGCCGGGACAGCGCCGCCGACAGGGGGTATTTGCCCTCGTACAGGGCGTTGGCCTGGAGACTCGGGAGGATGAACTCCCGGGCAAAAGTGTCCCGGGCGTCCACGACGTACGACTCCACCGCCCCCACTTTCAAGGCTTTTTCCCGCACAAAATCTAAATCTTTCCCTTCTCCCACGTCGAGGCACAGGGCCACCACGTCGTATTCAAATTTCTCCTTGAGCCAGGCGATGGCCACGGAGGTGTCGAGCCCCCCGGAGTACGCCAACACGATCTTCGGCTTGCTCATCTTCTCCTCGTCCCCGTTTCGTTAAAATATGTCCTTGAATGCATTATGCACGCAAAAGCATATTTATGCAAGCGGACCGGCCATGGTGGCCACCAGAATCGCCTTCTGAGCGTGCAGCCGGTTCTCCGCCTCGTCAAAAATCACCGAATGCGGCCCATCGATCACATCGGGGGCGACCTCTTCCCCCCGATGGGCGGGCAGGCAGTGCATAAACAGGTAATCCGGCGCCGCCCGGGCAACCAAGGCCGGTGTCACCTCAAACCCGGCAAAGGCGCGCAGCCGCTCTTCCCGCTCGGCCTCCTGGCCCATGCTGGCCCACACGTCCGTATAGATCACATCTGCCCCGGCCACCGCTTCCCGGGGGTCGTGCACCAGGCTCATCTCCGTCCCCGCCCGGGCCGCCAACTCCTGGGCCCGGGCCGCCACCCCGGGGTCGCATTCGTAGCCCTGGGGGGTTGCCACCCGAAGGTTCATGCCGAACAGGGGCGCCCCCACCAGCCAGGAGTTGGCCATATTGTTGCCGTCCCCCACATAGGCCACCGTCACGCCCTCCAGGCGGCTTTTGTGCTCGAGGATCGTCATGGCATCGGCCAGTACCTGGCACGGGTGGTGCAGGTCGGTGAGGCCGTTGATCACCGGCACCGTGGCGTATTCCGCCAATTCCCGCACCGACTCGTGGCTGAAGGTCCGAATCATGATCCCATCCACATACCGGGACAGCACCCGGGCCGTGTCCGGGATGGGTTCGCCCCGGCCGAGTTGGGTGTCGTGGGAGGCCAAGAACAGCGCGTGGCCCCCGAGCTGGACCATCCCCACCTCGAAGGAGACCCTCGTGCGGGTGGAGGATTTTTCAAAAATCATCCCCAAAGTTTTCCCAGCCAAGGGCTGAACCCGTTCCCCGGCCTTTTGTTTCTCTTTCAACACCGCCGCCAACCGGAGCAAGCCCCGCAGCTCGTCCGAAGTAAAATCTGCCAGATCGAGAAAATCCCGCCCTCGCAGATCGATCGTCCCTTCCGCCATCTCCCCGTCTCCTCCCCGTCATCTCTCTCGAACCACCCCGAGCCCGCAGCCGGGATACCCGAACCGCCGCAGCCAGATCCGCGCTCACTTCACCATCGCCCAGGCCCCATGTCCATGCCGGCAGAGAGCATCACTCCAAGGGCAGCACCCGGACGCCGGCCTCCCGGCGCCGGGCCCGCAGACCCTCCACCAGGGCCCGGACCGTATCTCCCGCCGTCAGGCAAGAGACCCGCATCTCCACCGTCATCCGCCGGAGCGCAAAACCGAACCGCTGGGCGTCCTGGCCGTGGGTAGGCAAATTGATGACGAGCCCCACCCGGCCGGAGCGCAACAGATCCGCCACCGCCTCTGCGTTTTTCTCCACCCGCCGAACCGGGACCCCCCGCTGTTCCAGGGCGGCCGCCGTACCCGGCGTGGCGTACAGGGTGTACCCGAGCTCCGCCAGAGCCACCAGATCGTCCATCACCCGGGGCTTTTCCCGATCGCTCACCGAGCCAAACACCCCGCCGCCATCCGGCACCTGGATTCCCGCTGCGCTGAAAGCCTTTTCCAGGGCTTCCCCAAAACTTTCCCCGACCCCCAGGACCTCCCCGGTGGATTTCATCTCCGGTCCGAGGTGAATATCCAAGCCGGACATTTTGGAGAAGGAGAAGACCGGAGCCTTGACCACCACCCGGGGGCCGCGGGGGCGAAGCCCGGTCCCCCAGCCGAGTTTGCTGAGTCGCTCCCCCTGCTGTACCCGCACCGCCAATTCCACCATGGGCACGCCGGTGACTTTGCTCAGAATCGGGACTGTCCGGGATGCCCGGGGATTGACCTCGAGCACGTACACCGTCCCGTCCAGAATCACAAATTGAATGTTCATCAGTCCCACGATCCCCAGTGCCCGGGCGATCTGCTCTGTCACCCGGATCATCTGGGCCCGTTCGTCCTGGGTCAGGGTCTGGTCCGGATAGACGGCCATGCTGTCCCCGGAATGCACACCGGCGCGCTCGATGTGCTCAAAAATCCCGGGGATGAGGACGTCCCGTCCGTCGGAGATCGCGTCCACCTCCACCTCTTTCCCAGGCAGGTAGTGATCCACCAACACCGGATGGTCCGGGGTGACCCGGGCGGCCCGGGACATGTACGCCTCCAGCTCCTGGACGTTCCAACACACTTCCATCGCCCGGCCGCCGATCACATAAGACGGCCGAACCACCACCGGGTATCCCACCGCCTCGGCGATCGCCCTAGCCCCCGGGACATCGAAGGCCGTCCCGCCCCGGGTCTGGGGGATCTCCAGCTGGTCCAGGAGTTGGCGGAACCGCTCCCGGTCCTCGGCCGCATCCAGAGCTTCCACCGGGGTGCCGCAGACCGACACGCCGTACTCGGCCAACTCCGCCGCCAGATTGATGGCCGTCTGACCGCCGAACTGGACGTAGACCTGATCGATCCCCTCCCGCTCGATGACGTTCAGCACATCTTCGGCGGTCAGGGGTTCAAAATACAGCCGGTCCGCCGTGTCAAAATCTGTGGACACCGTCTCGGGGTTGTTGTTGATGATCACCGTCTCGAACCCCAGCCGCCGCAGCGCCCACACGGCGTGGACGGAACAGTAGTCGAATTCGATCCCCTGGCCGATGCGAATCGGCCCGGACCCGAGGACCAGCGCCTTGGGACCCGCCCCTCCGCGCACCTCGTCCTCGCCCCGGTATGTGGAATAATAATAGGGCGTCCGGGAGGCGAACTCCGCCGCGCAAGTGTCCACCACGAGGTAGCTGGGCCGGATCCCCCAAGCGGTTCTTCGCCGGCGCACCTCCTGAACGTCCAGTCCCGTCAATTCCGCAATTCGCCGGTCAGAGAATCCCATTGTCTTCCAGATCCGCGCCCGCTCCGGCGAGGTGAATCCCTCCCGGAGCATCTGCTCCTCCTCATCGAGGATGGCGCGGATTTTCCACAAGAACCACGGGTCGATCCCCGTCCAGGCCGCCACCTCATCCACGGGGTGCCCCCGCCGGAGGGCTTCCGCCACGTCAAAAATCCGCCGGTCATCGGGCTCCCCCGCCAGGCGCTGTCGCAACTCGCCGTCAGACCACTGGTCTCCGTCGGGCCACGCCAGGCCCTCCACCCCGATGTCCAGGGAGCGGACCGCCTTTTGCAGCGCCGCCTCAAAGGTGCGGTCCAGGGCCATCACCTCGCCGGTGGCTTTCATCTGCGTCCCCAGCCGCCGGTCGGCCTGGGGGAATTTATCGAAGGGCCAGCGGGGAATCTTCACCACCACATAATCCAGCGCCGGCTCGAAACTCGCGTAGGTGGTCCCGGTCACCGGGTTTACAATTTCATCCAGGCGCTTGCCCACCGCGATTTTCGCCGCGATCTTGGCGATGGGATAGCCCGTCGCCTTGGAGGCCAGGGCGCTGGACCGGCTCACCCGGGGGTTGACCTCGATCACATAATATCGTTCACTGTGAGGATCCAGGGCGAACTGCACGTTGCACCCGCCTTCGATCTCCAGGGCGTCGATAATCCGCAGGGCGGCACTGCGCAACATTTGGTATTCCCGGTCGGTCAGGGTTTGGGACGGGGCCACCACGATGCTGTCCCCGGTGTGGACCCCCACCGGATCGAGATTTTCCATGTTGCACACGGTGATGCACGTGCCGGCGCCGTCTCGCATCACTTCATATTCAATCTCTTTCCAACCCCGAATGCTTCGCTCCACCAGCACCTGGCCGATGGGGCTCTGGCGCAGGCCCCGCATCAGGATCGCCTTGAACTCCTCCAGGGTCTCGGCGATTCCCCCTCCGGTGCCCCCCAGGGTGTACGCCGGCCGGAGGATCACCGGGAGGCCGATCTGCTCGATAAAAGCCATGCCTTCTTCCATATTGTGGACAATGGCGCTTTCGGGCACCGGTTCGCCGATCCGCTCCATCGTTTCTTTGAAAAGCTCCCGGTCCTCCGCCTTTTGGATCGACGCCAGCGGCGTCCCCAGGAGGCGCACGCCGTAGCGGTCCAGCACGCCCCGCTCCGCCAGGGCCACCGCCAGATTCAAGCCGGTCTGGCCCCCGAGAGTGGGGAGGAGGCCGTCCGGGCGCTCCTTGGCGATGATGGCTTCCAGAGACTCGGGCGTAAGGGGTTCCAGGTACACCACGTCGGCCATATCCAGGTCGGTCATGATGGTGGCCGGGTTGCTGTTGACAAGAATCACCCGGTAGCCCTCTTCCCGCAGGGCTTTGCACGCCTGGGTACCCGCGTAATCGAATTCCGCCGCCTGGCCGATGATAATGGGGCCGGACCCGATGACCAGGATCCGGCTTGGGGATGGCTTCTCCGTCTCCGGCTGCGGACCGGCGGACGCCGTCTGCAGCACAGCCTGTGCGTCACCCGGCATAAATGGCGTGTACCCCCTTGCCTTCTTCCATCAAAGCGATGAATTGCTCGAATAAGTAAAAAGAATCCGCAGGGCCGGGATGGGCCTCGGGGTGGTACTGCACCGAAAAGACCGGCAGCCGGCGATGCCGAAGTCCTTCCACCGTTCCGTCGTTGACGTGTCGGTGGGTCACTTCCAGGTCGTCGGGCCAACCGTCCTCGGCCAGGGTATACCCGTGATTCTGCGGGGTGATCCACACCCGGCCCGAGCGGAGATCCTTCACCGGATGGTTGCTCCCCCTGTGGCCGAATTTCAACTTCTCCACCTTCGCCCCGAAAGCGAGACCCAGGATCTGGTGCCCCAGGCAAATGCCAAAGGTGGGCCACCGCTCCGCCACCCGCCTGGCCTCCCGAGCCACCTCGGGCACATCCCGGGGATCGCCGGGGCCGTTGGATAACACCACCCCGTCCGGTTCCAGGGCGGCGATCTGATCGAAAGTATAGAAAGCCGGTGCCACCGTCACCCGACACCCGAGCTGTGCCAAGCTGTCGACGATGTGCCCTTTGGCTCCGAGATCCATCACCACCACGTGAAACAGTCCCGTCGGCGCAGCCGTATACGCCTCGGGCACCGTCACCCGCCGCACCCAGTCCCTGGGCAGGTCGGGAAAGTCCAGACCCGCACCCGGATCGCTGTACGGGACGCCCGGGTCGCCGCCGGCCGCTGCCCCGCTCTTCGCGCCTTCGTTGCTTCCACGGTCCGCCTCCGGCACGATCCAGCCTTTCATCGCTCCCTGCTCGCGGATGGTGCGCACCAGGGCCCGGGTGTCCACCCCGGTGAGGGCCGCCACCCCCTGTCTTCGCAGGTACGCGTCCACCGTCTCCCGAGAGGCGTGGTGGCTCGGCCGCTCGCACAACTCCGCCGTCACAAACCCGGACAACCACGGTTTTCGGGATTCAAAATCGGTCTCATTGATCCCGTAATTCCCGATGAGCGGATAGGTCATAGTTACGATCTGGCCCGCGTAGGAAGGATCGGTGAGGATCTCCTGATATCCCGTCATCCCGGTGTTGAACACCACTTCCCCGTACCGGCGCTCGGGCCGCCCCAGCATCTCGCCGGTGAACACCCGGCCGTTCTCCAGGATCAAACTTCCCTTCACCTCAGCCCTCTCCTCCCCCGTTTTTCGTCCCATCAGCAGTGTCGTGAATGATTATACATCCGGGTGTATAAAATTGCAATCCACCTGCCGGAAGGCACTCCGTCTCAACAACCCGCACCTTCGTGCGGCGCCCGATCACACTCTTCCCAAGGCATATCAGGGATCAAAACGCGAACGTAAGAATACAATGGAAAGTAAGATACGGATGCTGTGATTTACATCGGTGGAGGTATAGTTTAAAATGAAGGTACGAAAAG is from Kyrpidia tusciae DSM 2912 and encodes:
- a CDS encoding potassium channel family protein gives rise to the protein MAKENRLERRHNREAGVFGGAWQTVRTSSIFVKTVGTLLFTAVLLLTLTPIVAAIPFRAGLGTLLIGLWAAGMALVAYHNWPLSMGLSAVHVVLLLHLNGSRLFSDAATNFSSTGLLLVLSSVLYIELLILMIYYAYKISLQRRPRPLAEHPWAGLLFRLDLTLYRLRILVIPVLYVVIVIVTILTFGQIYNDLISYTSNGLTYFSTGETIDPWDTVYFSSVTFFTIGYGDIIPQGRLLKLFVQLEMVIGHLINVFYGAILLNFVVTNITRPRRDG
- a CDS encoding S-layer homology domain-containing protein; translation: MNHSAIKKGVLMPLSVAALLTGPALPAWAAGSGAPGQGQGETSTSVALGAVASPAPQGAADLSMLGTPGGVGLPAPGGTVQAPPAVLRVSVEMAKQKVIDTFQLHITPDMTFNYSFMSGAPDGRRRWNLSWQAAPGQGGPGESYSAAVDADTGAILSYQQWTGKDPVFPPTVTRDQARQTALDLVKRLQPVEAQHITPWPAQDIMGPRGVTGYVFAFARVQEGVPFPSNGFRVVVGTDGELNAYDFVWSTNVLFPDSKPALGQGQADATLANTLQVSAHYIPDPSKWVGVAQVRMVYLANVPVSPVTPGLGYAGSPLVLDASRGQWIDSNGNPAVVPDAPSLVPLMPGGPQVPTFFANPLDERAAEQVARSLSQVSTSATLVTSNLNDGGTGQHPTWSFTFSEGDNRTVNVGVDAMSGEVVSFNSGLPMPLREPAQESSPAVTRDQARQAAIDFLKRVLPNRLGTLVVPGDQPQDGPILFDKSLAGPMIPAGPAIVKPPVSKNYVVNVLHLHQGVIDDLSNVSVSVDKTTGRVTNYYARFADDPGMAINYPAGQPKPSLQAREAYLNTIRMTLAYVQLMQPNGQPGAVRLVYLPVSDTPLLGWDALSGQWLQPFGEGAAPIDLSEIRGHWAEKELTALLQAGILKPINGKVEPDQPMTRGDFVAALMRAVSPYGGPTPVTPSFEDVPSNHPDYPYIEWALQRGWIDAGKQFHPDEPVTRIAMADMVVRERGYQDLTKVAGIFQNPYSDMKGRSERDLADAAVVTGLGLMRGSDGKFLPDDPATRAQAAVVLYRLLELK
- the argH gene encoding argininosuccinate lyase translates to MKLWGGRFTKPTNELVEAYTASIGFDRRLAKEDLEGSLAHVKMLGRCGILPQEDVEKIAEGLEELRRRLEAGTLTFDVAQEDVHMNLEKHLIDLIGPVGGKLHTGRSRNDQVALDMHLYLRREIDEIGELLTDLQRALLEAAETYIDVMIPGYTHLQRAQPVLLAHHLAAYFWMFARDAERLRDARRRVDMMPLGAGALAGTTFPIDREWVARELGFSRLYENSMDAVSDRDFILEFLAAASILMVHLSRMSEEFILWSSAEFGFIELDDAYCTGSSIMPQKKNPDVPELVRGKTGRVVGHLVGLLMVMKGLPLAYNKDLQEDKEGMFDTVDTLKGALALFAGLIRTLEVRRDRLATVVAEDFSGATDLADYLVRKGLPFRQAHEAIGKLVLHCVERSCFLKDLTLAEYRTFSPLFEEDVFEVLDPRRVVDARNVRGGTGTEAVKAQLQRAREWLEDWSEHGNGNLARADKG
- a CDS encoding argininosuccinate synthase, with the translated sequence MSKPKIVLAYSGGLDTSVAIAWLKEKFEYDVVALCLDVGEGKDLDFVREKALKVGAVESYVVDARDTFAREFILPSLQANALYEGKYPLSAALSRPLISKYLVETAERVGAVAVAHGCTGKGNDQVRFDVSVTALNPNLKIVAPVREWAWSRDEEIGYAKEHGIPIPVTADNPFSIDANLWGRSCEAGVLEDPWAEAPEEAFDWTVNPKDAPDEPEDVVIAFEEGVPVALDGERLDLVTLIARLNQIGGRHGVGRIDHVENRLIGIKSREVYEAPAALILIRAHQELETITLPREVAQFKPILELKYTELVYNGLWFSALKQAVDAFIRETQRTVTGEVKVKLFKGQFQAVARRSPVSLYDFKLATYNPEDAFDHHAAEGFIKLWGLPTKVYAQVHRGSAAGVEGAASAGAPVAPGAEKAGETVR
- the argF gene encoding ornithine carbamoyltransferase — encoded protein: MAEGTIDLRGRDFLDLADFTSDELRGLLRLAAVLKEKQKAGERVQPLAGKTLGMIFEKSSTRTRVSFEVGMVQLGGHALFLASHDTQLGRGEPIPDTARVLSRYVDGIMIRTFSHESVRELAEYATVPVINGLTDLHHPCQVLADAMTILEHKSRLEGVTVAYVGDGNNMANSWLVGAPLFGMNLRVATPQGYECDPGVAARAQELAARAGTEMSLVHDPREAVAGADVIYTDVWASMGQEAEREERLRAFAGFEVTPALVARAAPDYLFMHCLPAHRGEEVAPDVIDGPHSVIFDEAENRLHAQKAILVATMAGPLA